The Caldicellulosiruptor obsidiansis OB47 genome segment TGGATGGTCTTTTAAAATCCTGTACGCAACATCCTTGACATTTGGATTTAGATGTACAGGGTATACAAAAACTACATCGTCAAACTCATTTGCAATCTTCAGGACAGCCTCAAAAATATTTTCGAGCGGTTTTCCAAAGTTTTCTCTCCTGTGAGCAGTGAGAAGAATTACTCTCTTTGAAAAATCCACATTGTTTAGATTATCTTCTTTGAAAATATAATTTTTCTTAATAGTAAATTTAAGTGCATCAATAACAGTGTTACCTGTTACAAAGATGGTTTCTTCCTTTACACCTTCTGCCATCAAATTCAACTTTGCCCTTTTTGTAGGTGCAAAATGAAGATCACAAAGAGCTGCTGTCAGTTTTCTATTCATCTCTTCAGGAAAAGGTGAATATTTGTTGTATGTTCTTAAGCCTGCCTCAACATGTCCAATCTTCGTTTTAAAATAAAAACTCGAGAGTGCTGCCGCAAATGTGGTTGTTGTATCGCCATGCACAAGCACAATATCCGGTCTTTCTTTCACCAAAACCTTTTCAAATCTCAAAAGCACATCAGCAGTTATAGAAAATAAGCTCTGGTTGTATTTCATTATGTCAAGGTCATAATCAGGTTTAATATAAAAAATCTCAAGTACCTGGTCAAGCATCTGTCTGTGCTGTGCTGTAACACATATTTTAACATCAAAGCGCAAGTCTTCTTGTAACTCCTTTACAAGCGGTGCCATTTTTATTGCCTCAGGTCTTGTCCCAAATACAATGAGTGTTTTTATCATTATATAAAGCTCATCCTCTCTTGTAATTTTAAATACCTTCTAAATCAAAATCAGGCGTATATCTGTCTGTTGCTGACTCTTTGTCTTGAATGTATCCATAATCAAGACCATTTTCAATAACAAAGTTTACAACCTTCTGATATTCTCTTACTGTAATCTTCCTTGAAATTTCTTTAAATTCCTTTGCTCTGTACATAGGATAATACTGGCTCATAAGACTCAGCATAACTTTTCCTTTTAAATTATCTCTTATCCAGCTCAAAATCTTTATAGAATCATTTGTGTGCATTGGAAGTACCAAATGGCGAATTATAACACCTTTTTTCATTATACCATTTTCTATAACAACATCACCAACAAGTTCAACCATCTTTAATATTGACTTTGAAGCAAATTCGAAATATCGTGGAGCATTAGAATATTTTTTTGCAATTTCATCGTCAAAATATTTAAGATCTGGTAAAAATATGTCCACATATCCTCTCAAAAGTTCTAAGGTTTCTGGTTTTTCATATGAAGATGTGTTGTACACAATGGGAATTCTAAGACCCTTTTCCCTTGCAATGTCAATTGCCTCAATTATATATGGAACATAAATGGTTGGTGTCACAAGGTTTATATTGTGAGCACCTTTTGACTGAAGGTTCAAAAAGATAGTAGCAAGTTTATTTACATCTATGAACACACCAAATCTCATCTGGCTTATTTCATAATTTTGGCAAAACACACAGCCCATATTGCACCCAGAAAAAAATACTGTACCAGAACCGTTTTTTCCAGAGATACATGGTTCTTCCCAGAAATGCAAAAAGGCTTTTGCAACCTTAACGCCCCCTGCAATTTTGCAAAAACCCATTTCTCCTTCTATTCTATTTACTCCACACTCGCGCGGACATATCCTGCAATTTCTCAAAACCTCCTGAGAAAACAAAAATTTAATTCCCCCCTCTTCAAATCTCAATATTCATCATTCTTGAAATATAGAGCTTTATATCAGCAGGATTAAAAACTCTTTCTATTTTATCTCCTTCGTAGACAAATTTTGACACAGCTTTTGCACCACAAGCATAGATATTGTGTTTTTCCTGCATTATCATCACATTGTAAAGCCCTTCAAATCCTCTTTTGCAATATCCAACATTTTCAAAGTTCCCTATCATATTTTTCTGTCTATACATGTAGTATGGAACGTAGCCACGTTCCTCTAAGATAGATTGTGTCCAATCAAGAAGTTCATTTACAGTTTCTTCATTCATAAATTTATATTCATCCCATCTAAACCTTAAAAGGCTTGCCCTTTTTATGGAAAGTGTGTGAATGGTAATTGAAGCAGGAGAAAGTTTTAAAACATCCTCAATTGTCTTTCTATAATCATTCTCATCTTCGCCAGGAAGCCCTAATATTACATCACTGTTTATATTTTTAAAACCATATTCGTAAGCTTGCGCAAATGCCCTTTTTATATCTTCAAATGTGTGGTTTCTACCTATTATTTTCAAAGTGTTGTCGTTCGAAGTTTGAGGGTTTATACAAAACCTGACATTCAAATCTTGGTTGATCTCTACTAGATACTGCAAAAGTTCTTCATCAATTGTATCAGGCCTTCCTGCCTCAAATGTAATCTCTCGAATATGGTCTTTTTCAAGATTCTCAAATAGACTTGTGAAAATCTTTTTTATATTCTCTATGCCTATTACTGCAGGACAACCACCACCAAAATAGACTGCAACAATTCTGTTTTTGTTTTCCTCTATCTTTTGATATGTCTTTTCAAGTTCACAAATGAGGCTATCTGTATACATTCCTATTAAACTTTTTACCTGCCTTGTCATCTCGTGGCAGGAAAAAGAACAGTAAAGACACCTGGTCGGGCATATTGGAATACCTATGTACAAACAAGCCGAAGAAGGCTCAAGTTTACTTAAAATATTCATTTCATTCTTTGCAACCTTTAAAAGAAGTTTTGATTTTTTATCAGAAATATAATATCCTTCTTGTAGGAACTTGTATATCTCTTCGTCTTTCAGACCCTGCTCCAACAAAGGGTATACAATCTTTGTGGGTCTTATTCCTGTTAAAATCCCCCATGGAAGCTCTCTTTTTGTTTCTTGTTTTAAAAGGTCATAAAGGTTTCTTCCAAATATCCTTTTTGACTCATGTTCATCATCTACAAGAATAAAATCTTTTTGAATAGTTTTATCCTGCACCTGCAGTTTTAAAAATACCTTCATCCCTTCAAAATGTGCCTCAAAATGAATGTCTCCACCATGACCAAACTTTACCTCCGCACCAGGATAAAATGCCCTTATTATATGCTGAAAATCATACAAAAACCTTTGGCTGTTAGAAAAATACGTTATTCTCAAATTGTGTTCTACCCCTTTTGCAAAAAATGATTTTTCGCACAATATTAGCACAATAAAAATAAAAAACTTATAGCATTATTTTGTGCTATAAGTCAGCAATGTATTTATTAAAAGTTTTTAAGCTCATCACCAATGGTAGTTGGCACACCATGCCCTGGATAAACTTTTGTTGTTTTTGGAAGTACCAAAAGCTTCTCCTTTATAGACTTAAAAATCTGACTTTCATCACCAAGTGGTAGGTCACACCTGCCAAAAGAATCCTTAAACAACGTGTCGCCCGAAAACAAGATGTTATCATACAAAAAACAGCTCGAACCAGGTGTATGCCCTGGTGTGTGCAATACTTTCAATGAAAAATCAGCAAATTCAAATACATCTCCATCTTCAAAGTAGCCATCACAGTTTATCTTTATTTTTGAACCAATTAGATACGACAGGTTGTATGCTGGATTTGATAAGATCTCCTTTTCGGCCCTGTGCGCATAAACTGGCAGTTTAAATCTCTGTCTTAGATAACAGCAGCCCAAAAAATGGTCAAAATGTCCGTGCGTCAAAAGTATGGCTCTTGGAATAAGATCATTTTCCACAATAATGCTCTCAATTTTTGTTGCATCATCTCCCGGGTCAATAATGACAACCTCTTTTTTTCCAAACACATAACAGTTTGTCACAACATCCCCAACTTCAATGCATTTAAAAAACATCAAATTCTTTACCCCCTCTACTTTCTTGAAAAAACAACTCAGAAAACCTTCTTACTATCAAGCAAAACTGTCACAGGTCCGTCATTTAAAATAGCTACCTCCATACGCGCCTGAAAAACTCCACATTCAACCTTTTGCACTTTCTGTTTAAGCTTTTCAACAAAGTAGTTATACAGCCTTTCTGCCTTTTCCTTTTCTGCTGCAAACATGAAGTTTGGTCTTCTTCCTTTTCTTGCATCTCCCATCACTGTAAAATTTGAGATAGCCAAAACTTCACCGCCTACGTTCATCAAAGAAAGGTTGAACTTTGAGTTCTCATCCTCAAATATTCTAAGGTTTACAACCTTTTCACAAAGATAATCAGCATCCTCTTCTGTATCATCCTGTGCAACCCCAACAAGCAAACAAAGACCTTTTTGGATTCTTCCAACCTCTTTGCCATCAACCAAAACATAAGCTTCTTTTACTCTTTGAACAACAGCTCTCAAATTCTTTAGCCTCCTTTTACACGCTGAACCTCAAATACACTGTCAATTTTTCTAAGTTTTCTTATAATCTTTTCAAGCTGTTCTGTTGAGCTTATTTCAACAGTAAGATTTATATTGGCAATTCTGTCTCGCGTAGTCCTACCCTGTATAGCCTTTACCGAAATCTTATTCTCACCAAGCAAGTTTGTTATGTCCATCAGTATTCCTGTCCTGTCATTTGCAAGAACGTTGATTGTAGCGTCAAACTTTGCATCTTTTGTCACATTCCATTCAGCCTCAACAATCCTCTCTGGCTCTTTTAAATACTGTTCAACATTTGGACAATCACGCCTGTGGATTGAAACACCTCTTCCCCGCGTGATGTATCCTATCACTTCATCACCAGGTACCGGGTTGCAACATTTTGCAAATCTCACAAGAACATTTTCAACACCTTTTACAAGTATTCCGTTATTTGAAGAAGCCTTCGCAGGCTTTGGTTTTTCAAGCTGAAGTTCTTTTTCACCGTCTTCTTTGATGTATTTCTTTATCTCCTCTTTTATCCTCAGAGCCACCTTAGTTGGTGTAATACCACCATACCCAAGTGCAGCAAACATGTCTTCAGGTGTTCTGTAGCCATATCTTTGCGAAACTGTCTGCAGCACATCCTCTTTTAGAGCAAATTGTAAGGGTAGATTTAGTTTTTTGAGCTCTTTTTCCAATATATCTTTGCCTTTTTGAATATTCTCTTCTTTTCTCTCTTTTTTAAACCATGCGTTTATCTTGCTCTTTGCTTGAGGACTCTTGACAATCTTAAGCCAGTCCTGGCTTGGACCATGGACGTTCGGCGATGTAATAATCTCGACAATATCACCATTTTTGAGCTCATAATCAATGGGGACAAGCTTGCCGTTTACCTTAGCACCTGCCATCTTATTACCTATCTCACTGTGAATTGCATATGCAAAATCTATCGGTGTCGAACCCTGTGGCAGGTTTATAACATCGCCTTTTGGAGTAAAAACAAAAACCTCGTCAGAAAAGAGGTTTATTTTTAATGACTCCATAAACTCTTTTGCGTCTTTCAGCTCTTTCTGCCACTCCAAAAGTTCTCTCAACCATGCAAACTTTTCATCCTCATCAGTTGACTTTATCCTTCCCTCTTTGTACTTCCAGTGTGCGGCAATACCATACTCGGCTGTCCTGTGCATATCAAATGTTCTTATCTGCACCTCAAATGGCTCACCTTCAGGTCCTATTACAGTTGTGTGAAGTGATTGGTACATGTTTGGTTTTGGCATTGCAATGTAGTCTTTAAACCTGCCTGGCATAGGCTTGAACAGAGTATGAATTATTCCCAAAACTCCATAACAATCTTTTACAGAATTTACAATAATTCTGATAGCAAAAAGGTCATAAATCTCTTCCAAAGTTTTCCCCTGTTCCTTCATCTTACGATAGATACTGTAAAAGTGCTTTGGTCGTCCATCTATCTGACCAACTTCAATGTTTGCCTCTTTTAGTTTCTCTGAAATAAGAGAAATAATCCTTTTGATATACTCTTCCCTTTCTACCCTCTTTTTTGCAATCTTTTCAACAAGGTCATAATATCCTTCAGGGTCAAGATAGCGCAGTGACAAGTCTTCAAGCTCCCATTTTATCTTTGAAATTCCAAGTCTATGGACAAGCGGAGCATATATGTCAATTGTTTCCTGAGCCTTTTGTCTTTGCTTCTCAGGTGGAAGATATTTTAAAGTTCTCATATTATGGAGCCTATCTGCAAGTTTAATTAAAATGACCCTTATATCTTTTGCCATTGCGATGAGCATTTTGCGATAGTTTTCTGCCTGTCTTTCAAGCTTGCTGGTAAATTCAAGCTTGCCAAGTTTTGTGACTCCATCTACAAGCTCAGCTATCTCTTTACCAAATTCCCTTTCTATATCCTCTAAAGACGCAGAAGTATCCTCTACAACATCATGCAGAAGACCTGCAACAATTGATGCAATATCAAGCTCTAAATCTGCCAAAATCAGCGCAACCTCAAGAGGATGCACTATGTATGGCTCACCAGAACTCCTTGCCTGTCCTTCGTGATACTTTTGGGCAAATTCAAATGCTTTTTTAATAAGATCTATATCTTCCTCTGACGCATACCTTTTTACTCTCTCTATCAGCTCATTTAACCTGTCAATCAAATCTAATTTCACCTCGATGGACCTTTTGCAGGTCCACTTGTTTTTATATCAAAGAAGACTCAAATTGAACAACAGATCTGACATCATATCCTTTTAAATTTTCTCTTCCGTTGAGGTATGTGAGTTCAACAAGGTATGCAATCCCTACAACCTCACCGC includes the following:
- the wecB gene encoding non-hydrolyzing UDP-N-acetylglucosamine 2-epimerase, which translates into the protein MIKTLIVFGTRPEAIKMAPLVKELQEDLRFDVKICVTAQHRQMLDQVLEIFYIKPDYDLDIMKYNQSLFSITADVLLRFEKVLVKERPDIVLVHGDTTTTFAAALSSFYFKTKIGHVEAGLRTYNKYSPFPEEMNRKLTAALCDLHFAPTKRAKLNLMAEGVKEETIFVTGNTVIDALKFTIKKNYIFKEDNLNNVDFSKRVILLTAHRRENFGKPLENIFEAVLKIANEFDDVVFVYPVHLNPNVKDVAYRILKDHPRIKLINPIDVDDMHNLIARSYLVLTDSGGLQEEAPSLGKPVVVLRDTTERPEAVLAKTVVLAGTQKENIVKIVTSLLTDEKEYFKMARAVNPYGDGEASRRIKEALLYHFGESSKEPDEFRGSDMYV
- a CDS encoding radical SAM protein gives rise to the protein MFSQEVLRNCRICPRECGVNRIEGEMGFCKIAGGVKVAKAFLHFWEEPCISGKNGSGTVFFSGCNMGCVFCQNYEISQMRFGVFIDVNKLATIFLNLQSKGAHNINLVTPTIYVPYIIEAIDIAREKGLRIPIVYNTSSYEKPETLELLRGYVDIFLPDLKYFDDEIAKKYSNAPRYFEFASKSILKMVELVGDVVIENGIMKKGVIIRHLVLPMHTNDSIKILSWIRDNLKGKVMLSLMSQYYPMYRAKEFKEISRKITVREYQKVVNFVIENGLDYGYIQDKESATDRYTPDFDLEGI
- a CDS encoding coproporphyrinogen III oxidase → MLILCEKSFFAKGVEHNLRITYFSNSQRFLYDFQHIIRAFYPGAEVKFGHGGDIHFEAHFEGMKVFLKLQVQDKTIQKDFILVDDEHESKRIFGRNLYDLLKQETKRELPWGILTGIRPTKIVYPLLEQGLKDEEIYKFLQEGYYISDKKSKLLLKVAKNEMNILSKLEPSSACLYIGIPICPTRCLYCSFSCHEMTRQVKSLIGMYTDSLICELEKTYQKIEENKNRIVAVYFGGGCPAVIGIENIKKIFTSLFENLEKDHIREITFEAGRPDTIDEELLQYLVEINQDLNVRFCINPQTSNDNTLKIIGRNHTFEDIKRAFAQAYEYGFKNINSDVILGLPGEDENDYRKTIEDVLKLSPASITIHTLSIKRASLLRFRWDEYKFMNEETVNELLDWTQSILEERGYVPYYMYRQKNMIGNFENVGYCKRGFEGLYNVMIMQEKHNIYACGAKAVSKFVYEGDKIERVFNPADIKLYISRMMNIEI
- a CDS encoding MBL fold metallo-hydrolase; the protein is MFFKCIEVGDVVTNCYVFGKKEVVIIDPGDDATKIESIIVENDLIPRAILLTHGHFDHFLGCCYLRQRFKLPVYAHRAEKEILSNPAYNLSYLIGSKIKINCDGYFEDGDVFEFADFSLKVLHTPGHTPGSSCFLYDNILFSGDTLFKDSFGRCDLPLGDESQIFKSIKEKLLVLPKTTKVYPGHGVPTTIGDELKNF
- the dtd gene encoding D-aminoacyl-tRNA deacylase, with translation MRAVVQRVKEAYVLVDGKEVGRIQKGLCLLVGVAQDDTEEDADYLCEKVVNLRIFEDENSKFNLSLMNVGGEVLAISNFTVMGDARKGRRPNFMFAAEKEKAERLYNYFVEKLKQKVQKVECGVFQARMEVAILNDGPVTVLLDSKKVF
- a CDS encoding RelA/SpoT family protein, translating into MKLDLIDRLNELIERVKRYASEEDIDLIKKAFEFAQKYHEGQARSSGEPYIVHPLEVALILADLELDIASIVAGLLHDVVEDTSASLEDIEREFGKEIAELVDGVTKLGKLEFTSKLERQAENYRKMLIAMAKDIRVILIKLADRLHNMRTLKYLPPEKQRQKAQETIDIYAPLVHRLGISKIKWELEDLSLRYLDPEGYYDLVEKIAKKRVEREEYIKRIISLISEKLKEANIEVGQIDGRPKHFYSIYRKMKEQGKTLEEIYDLFAIRIIVNSVKDCYGVLGIIHTLFKPMPGRFKDYIAMPKPNMYQSLHTTVIGPEGEPFEVQIRTFDMHRTAEYGIAAHWKYKEGRIKSTDEDEKFAWLRELLEWQKELKDAKEFMESLKINLFSDEVFVFTPKGDVINLPQGSTPIDFAYAIHSEIGNKMAGAKVNGKLVPIDYELKNGDIVEIITSPNVHGPSQDWLKIVKSPQAKSKINAWFKKERKEENIQKGKDILEKELKKLNLPLQFALKEDVLQTVSQRYGYRTPEDMFAALGYGGITPTKVALRIKEEIKKYIKEDGEKELQLEKPKPAKASSNNGILVKGVENVLVRFAKCCNPVPGDEVIGYITRGRGVSIHRRDCPNVEQYLKEPERIVEAEWNVTKDAKFDATINVLANDRTGILMDITNLLGENKISVKAIQGRTTRDRIANINLTVEISSTEQLEKIIRKLRKIDSVFEVQRVKGG